A part of Aedes aegypti strain LVP_AGWG unplaced genomic scaffold, AaegL5.0 Primary Assembly AGWG_AaegL5_hic_scaff_1182_389_PBJ_arrow, whole genome shotgun sequence genomic DNA contains:
- the LOC5577349 gene encoding 60S acidic ribosomal protein P1, which yields MFFVIGNSSQLACVYSALILVDDVAVTDERISTILKAANVDIEPYWPALFVKALEGINVKDLITNIGSGVGTGGGAAPAAVVPAPSKRKKKNPRSPITIWDSVCSVIFVPIGMRQWGIAG from the coding sequence atgtttttcgtcATTGGAAATAGCTCTCAACTAGCCTGTGTGTACTCAGCGCTCATCCTCGTCGACGATGTCGCTGTGACCGATGAGAGAATCTCGACCATCTTGAAGGCCGCCAACGTTGACATCGAGCCCTACTGGCCCGCTCTGTTCGTCAAGGCCCTCGAAGGCATCAACGTCAAGGATCTGATCACCAACATTGGATCCGGAGTTGGAACCGGAGGTGGTGCCGCCCCGGCTGCTGTTGTCCCGGCCCCCTcaaaaagaaagaagaagaaccctAGGAGTCCGATAACGATATGGGATTCCGTCTGTTCGGTTATATTTGTTCCCATCGGAATGCGGCAGTGGGGAATCGCAGGTTGA